A stretch of bacterium DNA encodes these proteins:
- the rplT gene encoding 50S ribosomal protein L20, translating into MARVKRGMAARHRHRKVLKLAKGYWGKKSRWFKMANQTVLRALAQAYAHRRARKRDFRRLWIARINAAARTHGTSYSRLICGLRRAGIQVNRKILADLAVRDGHAFEALVKRAQVDK; encoded by the coding sequence ATGGCACGCGTAAAGAGAGGGATGGCGGCCAGACACCGGCACCGCAAGGTGCTGAAGCTGGCCAAGGGATACTGGGGCAAGAAGAGCCGTTGGTTCAAGATGGCCAACCAGACGGTGCTGCGGGCGCTGGCGCAGGCCTACGCGCACCGGCGCGCGCGGAAGCGCGACTTCCGCCGTCTCTGGATCGCCCGGATCAACGCGGCGGCGAGAACCCACGGCACCTCGTACAGCCGCCTGATCTGCGGGTTGCGCCGCGCCGGCATCCAGGTGAACCGGAAGATCCTGGCCGATCTCGCGGTGCGGGACGGTCACGCGTTCGAGGCGCTCGTCAAACGGGCTCAAGTCGACAAGTAG
- a CDS encoding phenylalanine--tRNA ligase subunit alpha produces the protein MTELDRIPEIEREAQQACRDATTETALEEVRVRYLGRQGVIAQAFRALGRASAEDRPRLGQVLNALKAAVEDAVQRRAETLAAAGRQTRLADERIDVTLPGRPLASGRTHVLSRAMEDVAQIFLGLGFEVVEGPEVERDHDNFERLNMPPYHPARDAQDSFYLGGEWLLRTHTTVVDVHVMDCRRPPMRAISYGHCYRRDPVDASHSPMFQQVDGFMVGEGVRFSDLKGVLLHFAQAFFGPETRARFVPSYFPFTEPSAEMAISCVICGGRGCAVCKRSGWLEILGCGMFHPRVLEMSRIDPQRYTAFAFGMGVERPAMLRHRIDDIRLFYENDLRFLRQV, from the coding sequence ATGACGGAGTTGGACCGGATCCCGGAGATCGAGCGCGAGGCGCAGCAGGCGTGCAGGGACGCCACGACGGAGACGGCGCTGGAGGAAGTGCGCGTCCGATATCTCGGCCGCCAGGGCGTCATCGCCCAGGCGTTCCGGGCGCTCGGGCGCGCGTCCGCGGAGGACCGTCCCCGGCTCGGCCAGGTGCTGAACGCGCTGAAAGCCGCAGTCGAGGACGCCGTCCAGCGCCGCGCGGAGACGCTGGCGGCTGCGGGGCGACAGACACGGCTCGCGGACGAGCGGATCGATGTCACGCTGCCCGGGCGTCCGCTTGCGTCGGGCCGGACGCACGTGCTGTCGAGAGCGATGGAGGACGTCGCGCAGATCTTCCTCGGGCTCGGGTTCGAAGTCGTCGAGGGCCCCGAGGTCGAGCGCGACCACGACAACTTCGAGCGGCTGAACATGCCACCGTACCATCCTGCGCGCGACGCGCAAGACTCGTTCTACCTCGGGGGCGAGTGGCTGTTGCGCACGCACACGACGGTCGTGGACGTGCACGTCATGGACTGCCGCCGCCCACCGATGCGGGCGATCTCGTACGGGCACTGCTACCGGCGCGACCCGGTGGACGCGAGTCACTCGCCGATGTTTCAGCAGGTCGACGGGTTCATGGTCGGTGAGGGGGTGCGCTTCTCGGATCTCAAAGGCGTGCTGCTGCACTTCGCCCAGGCGTTCTTCGGACCGGAGACCCGCGCGCGGTTCGTGCCGTCGTACTTCCCGTTCACGGAGCCGAGCGCGGAGATGGCGATCTCCTGCGTGATCTGCGGCGGCCGGGGGTGCGCCGTGTGCAAGCGGTCCGGCTGGCTTGAGATCCTCGGCTGCGGGATGTTTCATCCCCGCGTCCTCGAGATGTCCAGGATCGATCCGCAACGCTACACCGCGTTCGCGTTCGGCATGGGCGTGGAGCGGCCCGCGATGCTCCGACACCGGATCGACGACATCCGGCTGTTCTACGAGAACGATCTCCGCTTTCTGCGGCAGGTTTGA
- a CDS encoding HAD-IA family hydrolase, translating to MSGRGEARRPAAILFDLDGTLLDSAELIITAFQETCRFHLGLDIDRGLILRAWARPIRERFHALAPDRDEELSQDYLERYVALHDRYARLFPGVPQTLQALSDRGYPMAIVTSKRRATTRAALDAFDLARWCSAVIVDEDTRRHKPDPEPVHAAAGQLGVTAAETLMVGDTPFDVAAGRDAGAATAGALWGAVDADALRAHRPDYMLTQPEDLLTICPSP from the coding sequence GTGAGCGGACGCGGTGAGGCACGCCGTCCGGCCGCGATCCTGTTCGACCTCGACGGCACGCTCCTGGACAGCGCGGAACTGATCATCACCGCGTTCCAGGAGACGTGCCGATTCCACCTCGGCCTCGACATCGACCGCGGGCTCATTCTTCGGGCGTGGGCCCGGCCGATCCGCGAGCGCTTTCACGCGCTCGCGCCGGACCGCGACGAGGAACTGTCGCAGGACTACCTAGAGCGGTACGTGGCGCTCCACGACCGATACGCCCGGCTGTTTCCGGGCGTGCCCCAGACGCTCCAGGCGCTGTCCGACCGCGGGTACCCGATGGCGATCGTCACCTCCAAGCGCCGCGCGACGACGCGCGCGGCGCTGGACGCGTTCGACTTGGCCCGGTGGTGTTCTGCCGTCATCGTCGATGAGGACACCCGGCGCCACAAGCCGGACCCGGAGCCGGTGCATGCGGCCGCGGGCCAGCTGGGCGTGACGGCTGCGGAAACGCTCATGGTGGGCGACACACCGTTCGACGTCGCTGCGGGCCGGGACGCCGGCGCGGCCACCGCCGGGGCCTTATGGGGCGCCGTGGATGCGGACGCCCTCCGTGCCCATCGTCCCGACTATATGCTCACACAACCAGAGGATCTGCTGACGATCTGCCCGTCGCCATAG
- a CDS encoding SpoIIE family protein phosphatase, translating into MRLGIRGKIAGVILICMVPVLVLGVLLTVEQDRARRNVVLRTQQDAARALASDVSTFIDNTVHAELAAGSAVESQPYPVVGIVQLLASIRAYDPSFLWLGLVLPDGHVEAADPSGDPYANVVTRRGFAAVLAGAPWATGAVRVSAGRPGLEVATGITEAQHLAAVVDGIVDLTSVRPVLPTALAPDMDGVIVDDAGRIVLDLRRPARSAHSLAALPAVQAALRGEPRTIEGYQENGAGAREVGAAVPISNLRWAAVVLEPETSALEPVRRAAQEELEWVFAAVGLGLFLAWVLGAELSAPILALARGARAIGRGEVGHRVGLRRTDELGELGAAFDEMSERLTRSHDEMNALQGVSDAALSTVRLGELLVTLVQQIASALRADGGTVWFVDEATGDLVVPAESGQGAAGVRRLPRGEGLAGRVADGGRALVLSGEEAFRALDPRLLAQGVRAAASVPLRVGGKVIGVMQIVSHEAREFRAQDVRLIEAFADRVALAVDNARAYERQQEIAGVIQQALLPTPSVRLPGLAVAGRYVPSREVGGDFYAVLALGQGQVGFAIADVSGKGIRAATLSARTRYLLEAFVLDGRPPEAVLARMNTVLTQDAASDLFVSLFYGVIDPEAGTLRCTSAGHPAPLVLRAGEPAPVTLEAPGLLLGVETRAHYAAIETRVGPGDLMVLFTDGITEARRADGEQFGEQRLAEHVVEHRHAQPEDIADRVMDAVARWSGDGARDDQALVVVRVLPWGTNVPPPQ; encoded by the coding sequence ATGCGGCTCGGCATCCGCGGTAAGATCGCGGGCGTCATCCTGATTTGCATGGTCCCGGTGTTGGTCCTCGGGGTCCTCCTCACCGTGGAGCAAGACCGAGCCCGGCGGAACGTTGTGCTTCGGACCCAGCAGGACGCCGCGCGCGCGCTCGCCTCGGACGTCTCGACGTTCATCGACAACACGGTGCACGCCGAGCTCGCCGCGGGATCGGCGGTGGAGAGCCAGCCGTATCCGGTGGTCGGCATCGTGCAGTTGCTGGCGTCGATCCGCGCCTACGACCCGTCCTTCCTCTGGCTCGGCCTAGTGCTGCCGGACGGCCATGTAGAGGCGGCCGACCCGTCCGGGGACCCCTACGCGAACGTCGTGACCCGCCGCGGGTTCGCCGCGGTGCTGGCGGGCGCGCCCTGGGCGACCGGCGCCGTGCGGGTCTCGGCCGGCCGTCCCGGGTTGGAAGTCGCCACCGGCATCACCGAGGCGCAGCATCTGGCCGCCGTCGTCGACGGCATCGTCGACCTGACGAGCGTGCGGCCGGTGTTGCCGACGGCGCTTGCGCCGGACATGGACGGTGTCATCGTCGACGATGCCGGCCGCATCGTCCTCGATCTGCGGCGGCCGGCGAGGTCGGCGCACTCGCTCGCGGCGCTCCCGGCCGTTCAGGCTGCGCTCCGCGGCGAGCCGCGGACGATCGAGGGGTACCAGGAGAACGGTGCCGGCGCGCGCGAGGTTGGCGCGGCGGTGCCGATCTCGAACCTACGATGGGCCGCGGTCGTCCTGGAACCGGAGACCTCGGCGCTGGAGCCGGTGCGCCGGGCCGCGCAGGAAGAACTGGAGTGGGTGTTCGCCGCGGTTGGGCTCGGGCTGTTTCTGGCGTGGGTGCTGGGGGCGGAGCTGAGTGCCCCGATCCTCGCGCTCGCGCGGGGTGCGCGCGCGATCGGACGCGGCGAGGTCGGCCACCGCGTGGGGCTTCGCCGCACCGACGAACTCGGGGAACTCGGGGCGGCGTTCGACGAGATGAGCGAACGGCTCACGCGGTCCCACGACGAGATGAACGCGCTCCAGGGCGTCAGCGACGCCGCGCTCTCGACGGTGCGGCTCGGCGAGTTGCTCGTCACGCTCGTGCAACAGATCGCCTCGGCGCTGCGCGCCGACGGCGGGACGGTGTGGTTCGTCGACGAGGCCACGGGCGACCTCGTCGTTCCGGCGGAGTCCGGCCAGGGCGCGGCAGGCGTGCGCCGGCTGCCGCGAGGCGAGGGGCTGGCCGGACGGGTCGCCGACGGCGGGCGCGCGCTCGTGCTCTCGGGCGAAGAGGCGTTTCGGGCGCTCGATCCCCGACTGCTCGCGCAGGGGGTGCGAGCCGCGGCGAGCGTGCCGCTGCGCGTGGGTGGGAAGGTCATTGGCGTCATGCAGATCGTGTCCCACGAAGCGCGCGAGTTCCGGGCCCAAGACGTGCGATTGATCGAAGCGTTCGCGGACCGCGTCGCCCTGGCCGTCGACAACGCGCGCGCCTACGAGCGCCAACAGGAGATCGCCGGGGTGATACAGCAGGCGCTGCTCCCGACGCCGAGCGTCCGCCTCCCCGGCCTCGCAGTCGCCGGACGATACGTCCCGAGCCGCGAGGTGGGCGGCGACTTCTACGCTGTTTTGGCGCTGGGGCAGGGACAGGTCGGTTTTGCGATCGCAGACGTCTCGGGCAAGGGGATTCGCGCCGCCACGCTCTCCGCGCGCACCCGCTACCTGCTTGAGGCGTTTGTGCTCGACGGGCGGCCGCCCGAAGCGGTGCTGGCACGGATGAATACCGTGCTTACGCAGGACGCGGCGTCGGATCTGTTCGTCAGTCTCTTCTACGGCGTGATCGACCCGGAGGCGGGGACGCTGCGCTGCACGAGCGCCGGGCACCCGGCGCCCTTGGTGCTGCGCGCCGGCGAGCCCGCCCCGGTCACGCTGGAGGCGCCCGGCTTGCTGCTCGGCGTCGAGACCCGAGCACACTATGCGGCGATCGAGACGCGCGTGGGTCCCGGCGATCTGATGGTGCTGTTCACCGACGGGATCACGGAGGCGCGGCGCGCGGACGGCGAGCAGTTTGGCGAACAGCGGCTCGCCGAGCACGTCGTGGAGCACCGTCACGCCCAACCAGAGGACATCGCCGACCGCGTTATGGACGCCGTGGCACGATGGAGCGGCGACGGCGCGAGGGACGACCAGGCGCTCGTGGTGGTCCGCGTGCTGCCGTGGGGCACGAACGTGCCTCCCCCACAGTGA
- a CDS encoding STAS domain-containing protein: protein MELQIGARTEGTVTVIDVAGEVDLYTAPRLEEALARGSAGAPPLVVVNLSKTTYMDSTALRVLTAALKRIREREGALALVSTQPKIAKLFSITGLDQVFPICATEPEAIEKARTHGSGRP from the coding sequence ATGGAACTCCAGATCGGAGCCCGCACGGAGGGAACCGTCACGGTCATCGACGTTGCGGGCGAAGTGGATCTCTACACGGCACCCCGGCTGGAGGAAGCGCTGGCCCGGGGGTCTGCGGGCGCGCCGCCGCTCGTCGTGGTGAACCTGTCGAAGACGACGTACATGGACAGCACCGCCCTGCGCGTGCTGACCGCGGCGTTGAAGCGGATCCGGGAACGCGAGGGCGCGCTGGCGCTCGTGTCGACGCAGCCGAAGATCGCGAAGCTCTTTTCGATCACCGGGCTGGACCAGGTGTTCCCGATCTGCGCCACCGAACCTGAGGCCATCGAGAAGGCGAGGACGCACGGGTCCGGCCGGCCGTAG
- a CDS encoding iron-containing alcohol dehydrogenase, which produces MSARSTLHDEARPFRGPSRLWYGMGAAAHAADCARELGIPSGPVLVLTDPVVDKLGLADDVIASLREAGFALHRFSEIPGEPTVEVADRGAAIARELAPVLIVGVGGGSVMDVAKLAAALIGNPGSVLDYTHFGRKRFAGPSVPTILVPTTAGTGAEASQNAVVTSGSRKAFANNYPQLLAAGALLDPRLTVSLPPTVTAHTGLDALSHCVEGILSTNATALTDLSAVQGIGLIVRSLPRAYAAGTDAEARAGMVLAAYLGGLSLNAGMVLGHSIAYTIANRLHLPHGFSCALALPYAMAYSRETAAARLRRIGEAAGTDGADAVRAVESLCHDLGMPEALKTLGLARERLPEMVTECLEQYPRPNNPRPLDPSVLLSLYQAMWDGRPAHAWAS; this is translated from the coding sequence ATGTCCGCGCGCTCCACCCTGCACGACGAAGCCCGCCCGTTCCGCGGGCCGAGCCGTCTCTGGTACGGTATGGGGGCCGCCGCACACGCGGCGGACTGCGCGCGGGAGCTGGGCATTCCCTCCGGCCCGGTCCTCGTCCTGACCGACCCCGTCGTGGACAAGCTCGGACTGGCCGACGACGTTATCGCAAGCCTCCGCGAGGCCGGGTTCGCGCTGCACCGTTTCTCCGAGATCCCCGGGGAACCTACTGTGGAAGTCGCCGACCGCGGCGCCGCGATCGCCCGCGAGCTCGCGCCGGTTCTCATCGTCGGAGTGGGCGGTGGAAGCGTCATGGATGTGGCGAAGCTCGCCGCCGCGCTCATCGGCAACCCCGGGAGCGTGCTTGACTATACGCACTTCGGCCGCAAGCGCTTCGCCGGGCCGTCGGTGCCTACGATCCTCGTGCCGACCACCGCCGGCACCGGTGCGGAGGCCAGCCAGAATGCGGTCGTCACATCGGGCTCGAGGAAGGCGTTCGCCAACAACTACCCTCAACTCCTCGCCGCGGGCGCGTTGCTCGATCCGCGCCTGACCGTCTCGCTGCCGCCGACCGTCACCGCGCACACCGGCCTCGATGCCCTGAGCCACTGCGTTGAGGGAATCCTCTCCACCAATGCCACGGCGCTGACGGATCTCTCCGCCGTCCAGGGCATCGGGCTGATCGTGCGTTCGCTCCCGCGTGCCTACGCGGCCGGGACCGACGCCGAGGCCCGCGCGGGGATGGTGCTGGCCGCGTACCTCGGCGGACTGTCTCTCAACGCGGGCATGGTGCTCGGCCACTCGATCGCCTACACGATCGCGAACCGGCTCCACCTGCCGCACGGCTTCTCATGCGCGCTCGCGCTCCCGTACGCCATGGCGTACAGTCGTGAGACCGCCGCGGCGCGCCTGCGGCGAATCGGCGAGGCGGCCGGGACGGATGGGGCCGACGCGGTGCGCGCGGTCGAATCGCTCTGCCACGACCTCGGCATGCCGGAAGCGCTCAAGACGCTCGGTTTGGCGCGCGAACGCCTCCCCGAAATGGTGACGGAGTGTCTCGAGCAGTACCCGCGGCCCAACAACCCGCGGCCGCTCGACCCGAGCGTTCTCCTGTCGCTCTATCAGGCGATGTGGGACGGACGGCCCGCGCACGCGTGGGCGTCGTGA
- the infC gene encoding translation initiation factor IF-3, with translation MTPVERERETRINNRIRAREVRLIGANGEQLGVLSLQDALAKSQEAGVDLVEVAPTASPPVCRVMDFGKYKYEQAKRERLAHKKSKTSELKGMRLSPKIGEHDLQVKTRAVSGFLKDGDKVRVSMWFRGREMAHPQVGEQILRRMATQLGEVAVVERQPLMEGRNMIMILAPKKT, from the coding sequence ATCACACCCGTAGAGCGCGAGCGCGAGACGCGGATCAACAATCGCATCCGGGCCCGCGAGGTCCGGCTGATTGGAGCGAACGGCGAGCAGTTAGGTGTCTTGTCGCTGCAAGACGCCCTGGCGAAGTCTCAAGAGGCCGGGGTCGATCTCGTGGAGGTCGCGCCCACCGCGTCTCCGCCGGTCTGCCGCGTCATGGATTTCGGCAAGTACAAGTACGAGCAGGCCAAGCGCGAACGGTTGGCGCACAAGAAGTCCAAGACGTCGGAACTCAAGGGCATGCGGCTGAGCCCGAAGATCGGGGAACACGATCTGCAAGTCAAGACCCGGGCGGTCAGCGGGTTCCTTAAGGACGGCGACAAAGTTCGCGTGTCGATGTGGTTCCGTGGGCGCGAGATGGCGCACCCCCAGGTCGGGGAGCAGATTCTCCGCCGGATGGCCACGCAACTTGGCGAGGTCGCGGTCGTGGAGCGGCAGCCTCTGATGGAGGGTCGCAACATGATCATGATCCTCGCACCGAAGAAGACCTAG
- the rpmI gene encoding 50S ribosomal protein L35, which yields MPKLKTHGGASKRIRVTGRGKLIRGRQLGGHLMEHKRGSRKRSLRQTREIGTQDAARIERLLPYR from the coding sequence ATGCCGAAACTGAAGACACACGGGGGCGCGTCGAAGCGGATTCGCGTCACCGGCCGCGGCAAGCTGATACGCGGCCGTCAGTTGGGCGGGCACCTGATGGAGCACAAGCGGGGATCGCGAAAGCGGTCGCTCCGGCAGACACGGGAGATCGGAACGCAGGATGCGGCGCGGATCGAGCGGCTGCTCCCGTACAGGTAG
- a CDS encoding RNA methyltransferase, whose protein sequence is MRSLARSGVVITSRGNPFIRDLRALLRSPHREADRVAVEGWRALAAAASAGARFEAVVYTPDAAGDARYAPLRRDLQALGAREVLVARDVFAAVAQVETPQGALGIARRPAPASPSELDRPDALLVVLDAVQDPGNVGAILRTAAAVGATGAVTVGGAADPFGAKALRASAGTAFRMPLLHAATAATAAEELRRRGVRLLVAAPRGGRLVAEASFDRPLAMIFGNEGAGADAAWWRAGAEAVRLPIADGVESLNVAAAAAILLYRAAGLS, encoded by the coding sequence ATGCGCTCTCTGGCACGGTCGGGTGTCGTGATCACGAGCCGCGGCAATCCATTCATCCGCGATCTGCGCGCGCTGCTGCGTTCGCCGCACCGGGAGGCGGACCGCGTGGCCGTTGAGGGGTGGCGCGCGCTCGCCGCCGCCGCCTCGGCCGGTGCACGCTTCGAGGCCGTCGTCTACACGCCCGACGCCGCCGGCGATGCGCGTTACGCGCCGTTGCGCCGAGATCTGCAGGCGCTGGGCGCGCGCGAAGTACTCGTCGCGCGCGACGTGTTTGCCGCGGTGGCGCAGGTCGAGACGCCTCAGGGCGCGCTCGGGATCGCGCGGAGGCCCGCGCCGGCGTCCCCCTCCGAGCTGGACCGGCCGGACGCGCTGCTCGTCGTGCTCGACGCCGTCCAGGATCCCGGAAATGTGGGGGCGATTCTGCGTACCGCTGCGGCCGTCGGGGCGACGGGCGCGGTGACGGTCGGCGGCGCGGCGGATCCGTTCGGTGCGAAGGCGCTGCGGGCATCCGCGGGCACGGCGTTCCGCATGCCGCTCCTGCACGCGGCGACCGCCGCGACGGCCGCCGAGGAGCTGCGCCGGCGAGGCGTTCGGCTGCTGGTGGCGGCCCCGCGCGGCGGGCGGCTGGTCGCCGAGGCGTCGTTCGATCGGCCGCTGGCGATGATCTTCGGCAACGAAGGCGCGGGCGCCGACGCAGCGTGGTGGCGCGCCGGCGCCGAGGCCGTGCGCCTCCCGATCGCGGACGGTGTGGAGTCGCTCAACGTCGCCGCTGCGGCGGCGATTCTGCTCTACCGCGCCGCGGGTCTGTCCTAA
- a CDS encoding YqzL family protein: MEITWTPECFWRVFETTGSVWAYLLYRQLTTRHPRWIVPILN, from the coding sequence GTGGAGATCACGTGGACGCCGGAGTGCTTCTGGCGCGTATTCGAGACCACGGGTTCCGTCTGGGCGTATCTGCTGTACCGACAGCTCACGACGCGGCATCCGCGTTGGATCGTGCCGATCCTGAACTGA
- a CDS encoding S-methyl-5'-thioadenosine phosphorylase, whose product MRPRVRRERVPHAEIGVFGGSGFYSLLEGAREHTVDTPYGEPSDVLTLGEIAGRSVVFLPRHGRTHRLPPHRINYRANVWAMKSLGVEWVLGPCAAGSLQAHVKPGEFVICSQFVDRTWGRADTFYDGPVVTHVSAADPYCPTLRRSAVTTARELGISVHDGGTMVVIQGPRFSTRSESRWFRAQGWEVINMTNYPEGYLARELEMCYVNISLITDYDVGVEDDPTAPPVTHEAVIKVMQGNIEQVRRLLFAMVERLPRTRVCPCQTALAHARPD is encoded by the coding sequence ATGCGACCACGGGTAAGGAGGGAGAGGGTGCCGCACGCAGAGATTGGAGTATTTGGCGGGTCCGGCTTCTACTCGCTGCTCGAGGGCGCGCGGGAGCACACGGTGGACACTCCGTACGGGGAGCCGAGCGACGTGCTCACGCTCGGGGAGATCGCGGGACGCAGTGTCGTGTTTCTCCCGCGACACGGCAGGACCCATCGGTTGCCGCCCCACCGGATCAACTACCGTGCGAATGTTTGGGCGATGAAGTCGCTTGGCGTGGAATGGGTGTTGGGCCCGTGTGCCGCCGGGAGCCTGCAGGCGCACGTAAAGCCCGGGGAGTTCGTCATCTGCAGCCAGTTCGTGGATCGCACGTGGGGGCGCGCCGACACGTTCTACGATGGGCCGGTGGTGACGCACGTGTCCGCGGCGGACCCGTACTGCCCAACGCTACGGCGGTCGGCGGTGACGACCGCCCGCGAGCTTGGGATCTCGGTGCACGACGGCGGGACGATGGTCGTGATTCAGGGGCCGCGGTTCAGCACCCGATCGGAAAGCCGCTGGTTCCGCGCGCAGGGATGGGAGGTGATCAACATGACCAACTATCCCGAAGGGTACTTGGCCCGGGAGTTGGAGATGTGCTACGTGAACATCTCGTTGATCACCGATTACGACGTCGGCGTCGAGGACGACCCGACGGCACCGCCGGTGACGCATGAGGCCGTGATCAAGGTCATGCAGGGAAATATCGAACAGGTCCGACGGCTCCTGTTTGCGATGGTCGAGCGACTCCCCCGCACGCGGGTGTGTCCGTGCCAGACGGCGCTGGCGCACGCCCGGCCGGACTAG